One genomic region from Streptomyces sp. Li-HN-5-11 encodes:
- a CDS encoding AI-2E family transporter, which produces MSRVPGWLGRLGAGLTEMGERLDERRAEVEKESSAADPAPEPDRVPPFPGPQVTVVPVSRPDPAQAVPWGVRVAAEAGWRVLVLAGTVWVLMQVITTVQLAVFSFVIALLMTALLQPTVARLKRHGVPRGPATALTVILGFVLLGLLGWFVTWQVMENIDALSNQIQNGIDDLRNWLLKSPFHVTDKQINQIAKNLREAIGANTDQITSAGLEGVQVVVEALTGILLVFFSTLFLLYDGERIWQWTLKLVPAAAREGVAGAGPRAWRTLTAYVRGTVLVALIDAIFIGLGIYFLNVPMAVPLAVFIFLFSFIPLVGAVASGALAVVVALVTQGVFTAGMTLLVILAVQQIEGHVLQPFILGRAVRVHPLAVVLSVTAGGMVAGIGGAVVAVPLVAVTNTVVSYLKAYSEAQARQAPPPADAAGPATDAESPAHQG; this is translated from the coding sequence ATGTCGCGAGTGCCAGGGTGGCTCGGCCGGCTCGGCGCCGGACTGACCGAAATGGGTGAGCGGTTGGACGAGCGCCGTGCCGAAGTGGAGAAGGAGAGCTCCGCGGCCGATCCGGCGCCGGAACCCGACCGGGTCCCGCCGTTCCCCGGCCCCCAGGTGACCGTCGTCCCCGTCTCCCGCCCCGACCCCGCGCAGGCGGTGCCCTGGGGCGTACGGGTCGCCGCCGAGGCCGGCTGGCGGGTGCTGGTGCTGGCCGGCACCGTGTGGGTGCTGATGCAGGTCATCACGACCGTCCAGCTCGCGGTGTTCTCCTTCGTCATCGCCCTGCTGATGACCGCGCTGCTGCAGCCGACGGTCGCCCGGCTCAAGCGCCACGGCGTGCCGCGCGGCCCGGCCACCGCGCTCACCGTGATCCTCGGCTTCGTCCTGCTGGGCCTGCTCGGCTGGTTCGTGACCTGGCAGGTCATGGAGAACATCGACGCGCTCTCCAACCAGATCCAGAACGGCATCGACGACCTGCGCAACTGGCTGCTGAAGAGCCCCTTCCACGTCACCGACAAACAGATCAACCAGATCGCGAAGAACCTGCGCGAGGCGATCGGGGCGAACACCGACCAGATCACGTCGGCGGGCCTGGAGGGCGTTCAGGTCGTCGTCGAGGCCCTCACCGGCATCCTGCTGGTGTTCTTCTCGACGCTGTTCCTGCTGTACGACGGCGAACGCATCTGGCAGTGGACCCTGAAGCTCGTGCCGGCGGCGGCCCGTGAGGGCGTGGCAGGGGCCGGCCCGCGCGCCTGGCGCACCCTCACGGCCTACGTCCGCGGCACCGTGCTGGTCGCCCTCATCGACGCCATCTTCATCGGCCTGGGCATCTACTTCCTGAACGTCCCGATGGCCGTGCCGCTCGCCGTCTTCATCTTCCTGTTCTCCTTCATCCCGCTGGTCGGCGCGGTCGCCTCCGGCGCGCTCGCGGTGGTCGTCGCGCTGGTGACGCAGGGCGTGTTCACCGCGGGCATGACCCTCCTCGTCATCCTGGCCGTCCAGCAGATCGAGGGGCACGTCCTGCAGCCGTTCATCCTGGGCCGCGCGGTCCGCGTCCACCCGCTGGCCGTGGTGCTCTCCGTCACCGCGGGCGGCATGGTGGCGGGCATCGGCGGCGCGGTGGTCGCCGTACCGCTGGTGGCGGTGACGAACACGGTGGTGAGCTATCTGAAGGCGTACTCGGAGGCACAGGCGCGTCAGGCCCCGCCTCCGGCGGACGCGGCCGGCCCGGCGACGGACGCGGAAAGCCCCGCCCACCAGGGGTGA
- a CDS encoding alkyl hydroperoxide reductase: MSLDALKSRLPDYAKDLKLNLGSVIGNSDLPAQQLWGTVLATAIAARSPIVLRELEPEAKANLSPEAYTAAKSAAAVMAMNNVFYRTRHLLSDHEYGNLRAGLRMNVIGNPGVDKADFELWSFAVSAVNGCGMCLDSHEQVLRKAGVEREVIQEAFKIASVIQAVGVTLDAEAVLAE, from the coding sequence ATGTCCCTCGACGCACTCAAGTCCCGCCTGCCGGACTACGCCAAGGACCTGAAGCTCAACCTGGGCTCGGTCATCGGCAACAGCGACCTGCCCGCCCAGCAGCTGTGGGGCACGGTCCTGGCCACGGCGATCGCCGCGCGCTCGCCGATCGTCCTGCGCGAGCTGGAGCCGGAGGCGAAGGCGAACCTGTCGCCCGAGGCGTACACGGCGGCGAAGTCCGCCGCGGCCGTCATGGCGATGAACAACGTCTTCTACCGCACCCGGCACCTGCTGTCCGACCACGAGTACGGCAACCTGCGCGCCGGTCTGCGGATGAACGTCATCGGCAACCCCGGTGTCGACAAGGCCGACTTCGAGCTGTGGTCCTTCGCCGTCTCCGCCGTCAACGGCTGCGGGATGTGCCTGGACTCCCACGAGCAGGTGCTGCGCAAGGCGGGCGTCGAGCGTGAGGTGATCCAGGAGGCGTTCAAGATCGCCTCGGTGATCCAGGCGGTCGGCGTGACGCTGGACGCGGAGGCCGTCCTGGCCGAGTGA
- a CDS encoding peroxiredoxin, producing the protein MLTVGDKFPEFELTACVSLEKGKEFEKITHKTYQGWKVIFAWPKDFTFVCPTEIAAFGKLNEEFADRDAQVLGFSGDSEFVHHAWRKDHDDLRDLPFPMMADSKHELMRELGIEDEEGFAKRAVFIVDQNNEIQFSMVTAGSVGRNPKEVLRVLDALQTDELCPCNWSKGDETLDPVKLLAGE; encoded by the coding sequence GTGCTCACTGTCGGTGACAAGTTCCCCGAGTTCGAACTGACCGCCTGCGTCTCGCTGGAGAAGGGCAAGGAGTTCGAGAAGATCACCCACAAGACCTACCAGGGTTGGAAAGTGATCTTCGCCTGGCCCAAGGACTTCACCTTCGTGTGCCCGACCGAGATCGCCGCCTTCGGCAAGCTGAACGAGGAGTTCGCCGACCGCGACGCCCAGGTCCTCGGATTCTCCGGTGACTCCGAGTTCGTCCACCACGCCTGGCGCAAGGACCACGACGACCTGCGCGACCTGCCGTTCCCGATGATGGCCGACTCCAAGCACGAGCTGATGCGCGAGCTGGGCATCGAGGACGAGGAGGGCTTCGCCAAGCGTGCCGTCTTCATCGTGGACCAGAACAACGAGATCCAGTTCTCCATGGTGACGGCCGGTTCGGTGGGCCGTAACCCCAAGGAGGTCCTCCGGGTCCTGGACGCGCTGCAGACGGACGAGCTCTGCCCGTGCAACTGGAGCAAGGGCGACGAGACCCTGGACCCGGTCAAGCTGCTGGCTGGTGAGTGA
- a CDS encoding hydrogen peroxide-inducible genes activator produces the protein MTVGGKPRRPSLSQLRAFAAVAEHLHFRDAAAAIGMSQPALSGAVSALEETLGVTLLERTTRKVLLSPAGERLAVRAKAVLGEVAALMEEAEAVRAPFTGVLRLGVIPTVAPYLLPTVLRLVHDRYPDLDLQVHEEQTASLLEGLAEGRLDLLLLAVPLQMPGVVELPLFDEDFVLVTPLGHWLGGREGIPREALKGLNLLLLDEGHCLRDQALDICREAGIGWKGAGRSPSVEGGGGRREGAPVTTTAAGLSTLVQLVAGGLGCTLLPRTALKVETSRSDRLLTGCFADPAPSRRIALAMRGGAARGAEYRELAAALRAALRPLPVRVLDADA, from the coding sequence ATGACGGTGGGCGGCAAGCCGCGCCGACCGAGCCTCTCCCAGTTGCGCGCGTTCGCGGCCGTCGCCGAGCACCTGCACTTCCGCGACGCCGCCGCGGCCATCGGCATGAGCCAGCCCGCGCTCTCCGGCGCCGTCTCCGCGCTGGAGGAGACGCTCGGGGTGACGCTGCTGGAGCGTACGACGCGCAAGGTGCTGCTCTCACCGGCCGGTGAGCGGCTCGCCGTACGGGCCAAGGCGGTGCTCGGGGAGGTCGCCGCGCTGATGGAGGAGGCCGAGGCCGTACGGGCACCGTTCACGGGCGTACTGCGGCTCGGTGTCATCCCCACCGTCGCGCCCTACCTGCTGCCCACCGTGCTGCGGCTCGTCCACGACCGCTATCCGGACCTCGACCTCCAGGTCCACGAGGAGCAGACCGCGAGTCTGCTGGAGGGGCTGGCCGAGGGGCGGCTCGACCTGCTGCTGCTCGCCGTACCCCTCCAGATGCCCGGCGTGGTCGAACTGCCCCTCTTCGACGAGGACTTCGTCCTCGTCACCCCGCTCGGCCACTGGCTCGGCGGCCGCGAGGGCATCCCGCGCGAGGCCCTGAAGGGGCTGAACCTGCTCCTCCTCGACGAGGGCCACTGCCTGCGCGACCAGGCTCTCGACATCTGCCGGGAGGCGGGGATCGGATGGAAGGGGGCGGGGCGAAGCCCCTCCGTTGAGGGTGGTGGTGGGCGACGGGAGGGCGCCCCGGTCACCACGACAGCGGCCGGGTTGTCCACCCTCGTCCAGCTCGTCGCCGGCGGCCTCGGCTGCACCCTGCTGCCGCGCACCGCCCTGAAGGTCGAGACCTCCCGCAGCGACCGGCTCCTCACCGGCTGCTTCGCCGACCCGGCGCCCTCCCGCCGTATCGCCCTCGCCATGCGCGGCGGCGCGGCCCGAGGCGCGGAGTACCGGGAGCTGGCCGCCGCCCTGCGCGCCGCCCTGCGGCCGCTGCCGGTGCGGGTGCTGGACGCTGACGCATGA
- a CDS encoding FtsX-like permease family protein, which produces MSPRQWARDLAMGVRFAVTGGREGWVRMLLTGGGVGLGVALLLLTTAIPNALAVRHEREVARLDYTYNEKTLPKADDTLVIADIDSQFRDSEVRGRLVEPEGAHAPLPPGVEKYPATGEMVVSPALKSLLASDGGKLLRERLPYRIVGTIGESGLVGSHELSYYAGAEGLAAKIDHSHVARINRYGDPHPTPERTDPVLVLLTLVVFVVLLMPVAVFIAAAVRFGGERRDRRLAALRLVGSDSGMTRRIAAGEALAGALLGLVLGAVFFLIGRQAAGAVDLFDISVFPSYLNPSPQLAALVVVAVPAAAVAVTLFALRGVVIEPLGVVRAARPARRRLWWRLLLPLAGLAMLYPMIGKGHDNGDFNKYLVAGGVILLLVGVTALLPWVVEAVVARLGSGGVAWQLAVRRLQLSTGTAARMVNGIAVAVAGAIALQMLFAGVDSEYTKQSTKDTSRAQMAVFVPAGVELTAAARKFAATKGVRKATALAGGDLATTRRNPETFSPLTVGDCDALREVAALPSCRDGDVFILKEGERDTDTSKLARPGRTLYLDASHDGEPGKEIAWTVPRDIKQARSIEDPANVRRDGILMTTGAVPAGAAGSLYQQVYLSLDRSVPDVEEYARNTTAQISPLADAQAWSAGERSAQFTSIRTGLLVGAVCVLALIGASLLVSQLEQLRERRKLLSALIAFGTRRRTLSLSVLWQTAVPVALGLLLASTVGLTLGAVLLRMTATPVRVDWASVLSMTGAGAAVVLVVTLLSLPPLLRLMRPEGLRTE; this is translated from the coding sequence ATGAGTCCTCGCCAGTGGGCCAGAGACCTGGCCATGGGGGTCCGGTTCGCCGTCACCGGCGGGCGCGAGGGCTGGGTACGGATGCTGCTGACGGGCGGCGGCGTCGGGCTGGGCGTGGCGCTGCTGCTGCTGACGACGGCGATACCCAACGCGCTGGCGGTGCGGCACGAGCGCGAGGTGGCACGGCTGGACTACACGTACAACGAGAAGACGCTGCCCAAGGCGGACGACACCCTCGTCATCGCGGACATCGACTCCCAGTTCCGGGACAGCGAGGTCCGCGGGCGCCTGGTGGAGCCCGAGGGGGCGCACGCGCCGCTGCCGCCCGGTGTGGAGAAGTACCCGGCGACCGGCGAGATGGTGGTCTCCCCCGCGCTGAAGTCGCTGCTCGCCTCCGACGGCGGGAAGCTGCTGCGGGAGCGGCTGCCGTACCGGATCGTCGGCACCATCGGGGAGAGCGGACTGGTCGGCTCGCACGAGCTCTCCTACTACGCGGGCGCCGAGGGACTCGCGGCGAAGATCGACCACTCCCATGTGGCCCGCATCAACCGCTACGGCGACCCGCACCCGACGCCGGAGCGGACGGACCCGGTGCTGGTCCTGCTCACCCTCGTCGTCTTCGTCGTGCTGCTGATGCCGGTCGCCGTGTTCATCGCCGCGGCCGTACGGTTCGGCGGCGAGCGGCGCGACCGCAGGCTGGCCGCGCTGCGGCTGGTCGGCTCCGACAGCGGGATGACCCGCCGGATCGCGGCGGGCGAGGCCCTCGCGGGCGCGCTGCTCGGCCTGGTCCTCGGCGCGGTCTTCTTCCTGATCGGCCGTCAGGCGGCCGGTGCCGTGGACCTCTTCGACATCAGCGTCTTCCCGAGTTACCTCAACCCCTCCCCCCAGCTCGCCGCCCTGGTCGTGGTCGCGGTCCCGGCGGCGGCCGTGGCGGTCACGCTGTTCGCGCTGCGCGGGGTGGTCATCGAGCCGCTGGGCGTGGTCCGCGCGGCACGGCCGGCCCGTCGGCGCCTGTGGTGGCGGCTGCTGCTGCCGCTGGCCGGGCTCGCCATGCTCTACCCGATGATCGGAAAGGGCCACGACAACGGGGACTTCAACAAGTACCTGGTCGCCGGTGGCGTCATCCTGCTGCTGGTCGGCGTCACCGCGCTGCTGCCGTGGGTGGTGGAGGCGGTCGTCGCCCGGCTCGGCTCGGGCGGGGTCGCCTGGCAACTGGCCGTACGAAGGCTGCAGTTGAGCACCGGAACGGCCGCGCGCATGGTCAACGGCATCGCTGTCGCGGTGGCGGGGGCGATCGCGCTGCAGATGCTGTTCGCCGGCGTGGACAGCGAGTACACCAAGCAGTCGACGAAAGACACGTCACGGGCCCAGATGGCGGTGTTCGTGCCGGCCGGGGTCGAACTGACTGCGGCCGCCCGCAAGTTCGCCGCCACCAAGGGCGTGCGCAAGGCCACCGCCCTGGCCGGCGGCGATCTCGCGACCACGCGCAGGAATCCCGAGACCTTCAGCCCACTCACCGTCGGCGACTGCGACGCGCTGCGCGAGGTGGCCGCGCTGCCGTCCTGCCGGGACGGTGACGTGTTCATCCTCAAGGAGGGCGAGCGCGACACCGATACCTCGAAGCTCGCGCGTCCCGGCCGGACGCTGTACCTCGATGCGTCGCACGACGGCGAACCGGGCAAGGAGATCGCCTGGACCGTGCCCCGGGACATCAAGCAGGCCCGGTCCATCGAGGACCCGGCGAACGTGCGGCGCGACGGCATCCTGATGACCACCGGGGCGGTGCCCGCGGGAGCGGCCGGCAGTCTGTACCAGCAGGTCTACCTGTCGCTGGACAGGTCCGTGCCGGACGTGGAGGAGTACGCGCGCAACACGACCGCGCAGATCTCCCCGCTCGCGGACGCCCAGGCGTGGTCGGCCGGCGAGCGGTCCGCCCAGTTCACGTCCATCCGAACCGGCCTGCTCGTCGGTGCCGTCTGCGTGCTGGCGCTGATCGGAGCGAGCCTGCTGGTGTCGCAGCTGGAGCAATTGCGGGAGCGCAGGAAGCTGCTCTCCGCCCTGATCGCCTTCGGCACCCGGCGCCGCACGCTGAGCCTCTCCGTCCTGTGGCAGACGGCCGTCCCGGTCGCCCTCGGCCTGCTGCTCGCCTCCACGGTGGGCCTGACGCTGGGGGCGGTACTGCTGCGTATGACGGCCACACCCGTGCGCGTCGACTGGGCGAGCGTCCTGTCGATGACCGGCGCCGGCGCGGCAGTCGTCCTCGTGGTGACGCTGCTCAGCCTGCCGCCGCTGCTGCGGCTGATGCGCCCGGAGGGGCTGCGCACCGAGTAG
- a CDS encoding ABC transporter ATP-binding protein: MTAPPGSLLAAENLHKTYGPTTALDGAEFSIHPGEIVAVMGPSGSGKSTLLHCLAGIVTPDSGSITYDGRELSTMTDAQRSALRRSEFGFVFQFGQLVPELTCVENVALPLRLNGTPRRAAEKTALTWMERLEVDDLGGKRPGEVSGGQGQRVAVARALVTSPRVVFADEPTGALDSLNGERVMDLLTDAARSANAAVVLVTHEARVAAYSDREIVVRDGRSRDMERAV, encoded by the coding sequence GTGACTGCTCCCCCTGGTTCCCTGCTGGCGGCCGAGAACCTGCACAAGACCTACGGCCCGACCACCGCGCTCGACGGCGCCGAGTTCTCCATCCACCCCGGTGAGATCGTCGCCGTGATGGGCCCCTCCGGCTCCGGCAAGTCGACGTTGCTGCACTGCCTCGCCGGGATCGTGACCCCCGACTCGGGTTCGATCACGTACGACGGCCGGGAGCTGTCGACGATGACCGACGCCCAGCGCAGCGCGCTCAGGCGCTCGGAGTTCGGGTTCGTCTTCCAGTTCGGCCAGCTCGTACCGGAGTTGACCTGCGTGGAGAACGTGGCCCTTCCGCTGCGGCTGAACGGCACGCCCCGCAGGGCCGCCGAGAAGACCGCGCTCACCTGGATGGAACGGCTCGAGGTCGACGACCTGGGCGGGAAACGGCCGGGTGAGGTGTCCGGCGGGCAGGGGCAGCGGGTCGCGGTGGCGCGTGCGCTGGTCACCAGCCCGCGGGTGGTGTTCGCCGACGAGCCGACGGGCGCGCTCGACTCGCTCAACGGCGAGCGTGTGATGGATCTGCTGACGGACGCGGCCCGGTCGGCCAACGCGGCCGTGGTGCTGGTGACGCACGAAGCCCGGGTGGCCGCCTACTCCGACCGCGAGATCGTTGTCCGCGACGGCAGGTCCCGCGACATGGAGCGCGCCGTATGA
- a CDS encoding PadR family transcriptional regulator, whose protein sequence is MSIGHTLLGLLESGPRHGYDLKRAFDEKFGHDRPLHYGQVYSTMSRLLKNGLVEVDGIEAGGGPERKRYAITEAGITDVERWLATPEKPEPYLQSTLYTKVVLALLTHRDAADILDAQRSEHLRGMRILTDRKRRGDLADQLICDHALFHLEADLRWLELTAARLDKLREAVAR, encoded by the coding sequence ATGTCCATTGGTCACACCCTCCTGGGACTCCTGGAGTCCGGGCCCCGCCACGGCTACGACCTCAAGCGGGCCTTCGACGAGAAGTTCGGTCACGACCGGCCGCTGCACTACGGCCAGGTCTACTCGACGATGTCGCGGCTGCTGAAGAACGGGCTCGTCGAGGTCGACGGCATCGAGGCCGGCGGCGGTCCTGAGCGCAAGCGGTACGCCATCACGGAAGCCGGGATCACCGACGTCGAACGGTGGCTGGCCACACCCGAGAAACCCGAGCCGTATCTGCAGTCGACGCTCTACACCAAGGTCGTCCTCGCGCTGCTGACCCACCGCGACGCCGCCGACATCCTCGACGCGCAGCGCTCCGAGCACCTGCGCGGCATGCGCATCCTGACCGACCGCAAACGCAGGGGTGACCTCGCTGACCAGCTGATCTGCGACCACGCCCTGTTCCACCTGGAGGCCGACCTGCGGTGGCTGGAGCTGACCGCCGCGCGCCTCGACAAGCTCCGTGAGGCGGTGGCCCGGTGA